Proteins encoded within one genomic window of Lysinibacillus sphaericus:
- the mfd gene encoding transcription-repair coupling factor, protein MEVLRQLVSQDKHITSFLQEIQSGNTASQLITGLTGSARPVMVDALFEHVQKPIYIVSPNLLQAQKMADELVGLLGEEHVHYYPADEFIAADLAVASPELRAERIATLDCLARGEKAVYIIPIAGLRKMMPPKEQWIHYFLQTAVGDEVQIEEWLQTLVAMGYVRNSMVTTPGEFALRGGILDIYPPYLEAPIRIELFDTEVDSIRTFSADDQRSIDKLREVRILPASEVILTMEERIALAGRLESALATSLKKVKKQETKELLYQHIQYDIELLQQGNLPDFVNKYGSLLYDKTAYLGDYFAQNGIVLFDELGRIQEVMDAWEREEEEWFLSLIEEGKMVHDVKPAFSLKEILAMLSQQKLYFSLFSRTFAGITFSKTTNFSCKPMQQFHGQMALLQSEVERWQLGKFTVLIVARDKNRVKRVQEMLEEYDIHATIGEPNEPGLYIVEGGLSSGFELPLQRLAIVTEDELFKQQAKKKSRPQKMTNAERIKSYTEIKAGDFVVHVHHGIGKYIGVETLVVNGTHKDYLHIRYRADDKLYVPVEQIDLIQKYVASEDREPKLHKLGGAEWKKAKAKVSSAVQDIADDLIKLYAKREAEKGHAFAPDNDDQRNFEASFPYEETEDQLRSIVEVKRDMERERPMDRLVCGDVGYGKTEVAIRAAFKAIQDGKQVAFLVPTTILAQQHYETIRDRFQDFAINVGLLSRFRTKKEQVATLKGLKEGQVDIVIGTHRILSKDLTFQDLGLLIVDEEQRFGVTHKEKIKQLKTNVDVLTLTATPIPRTLHMSMVGVRDLSVIETPPANRFPVQTYVMEHSGALVREAIEREMARGGQVFYLYNRVEDMARKVEEIQMLVPEARIGYAHGKMTESQLESVILAFIEGDYDVLVTTTIIETGVDIPNVNTLIVHDADRMGLAQLYQLRGRVGRSNRVAYAYFMYQRDKVLTDVAEQRLQAIKEFTELGSGFKIAMRDLSIRGAGNLLGAQQHGFIDSVGFDLYSQMLEEAIAERQTGVKKEEKPEIEILLNVDAYIPDAYIPDGYQKIQMYKRIKAMDQVDEYEEIMEELQDRFGDLPIETERLLRIARMKIWGLEMGVSSIKEKQKVISILLSEEGSAKVDGSKIVSETMKFERAVGFGMDSMQLILTIDERKCIKYHHFDILEEIMQIIANSKKNM, encoded by the coding sequence GTGGAAGTTTTACGACAGCTTGTGTCGCAGGACAAACATATCACATCATTTTTACAGGAGATTCAGAGCGGCAATACAGCATCACAGCTTATTACAGGTTTAACAGGAAGCGCACGACCAGTTATGGTTGATGCGTTATTTGAACATGTGCAAAAACCCATCTATATTGTGTCACCCAATTTATTGCAGGCGCAAAAGATGGCGGATGAGCTTGTTGGGTTATTAGGAGAGGAACATGTTCACTATTACCCAGCCGATGAATTTATTGCTGCTGACTTAGCAGTTGCCTCGCCAGAGCTTCGAGCAGAGCGTATTGCGACGCTTGATTGCCTTGCGAGAGGTGAAAAAGCTGTTTATATTATCCCAATTGCTGGTTTAAGAAAAATGATGCCGCCAAAAGAGCAGTGGATTCATTATTTTTTACAGACAGCAGTCGGAGACGAAGTACAAATTGAGGAATGGTTACAGACGCTCGTAGCTATGGGCTATGTTCGTAATTCAATGGTAACGACACCTGGGGAGTTTGCGTTGCGTGGAGGGATTTTGGATATTTATCCGCCCTATTTAGAGGCGCCGATTCGAATTGAGCTATTTGATACAGAAGTGGACTCCATTCGTACATTTTCTGCGGATGACCAGCGTTCGATTGATAAATTGCGAGAAGTGCGTATTTTACCAGCATCAGAAGTAATTTTGACAATGGAAGAGCGAATTGCTTTAGCAGGTCGATTAGAGAGTGCGCTAGCGACAAGCTTGAAAAAAGTTAAGAAGCAGGAGACAAAAGAGCTGCTGTATCAACATATTCAGTATGATATTGAATTGTTGCAACAAGGGAACTTACCTGACTTTGTAAATAAATATGGCTCGTTGCTATATGATAAAACAGCTTATTTAGGCGACTATTTTGCACAAAATGGCATTGTATTATTTGATGAGCTAGGTCGTATTCAGGAGGTAATGGATGCCTGGGAACGTGAAGAGGAAGAATGGTTTTTATCGTTAATTGAAGAAGGGAAAATGGTACATGATGTGAAACCAGCCTTTTCTTTAAAGGAAATACTGGCGATGCTGTCGCAGCAGAAGCTTTATTTCTCGCTATTTTCTCGTACGTTTGCGGGTATTACCTTTTCTAAAACGACTAATTTTTCATGTAAACCGATGCAACAGTTCCACGGACAAATGGCATTATTACAAAGTGAAGTTGAACGATGGCAGCTTGGGAAATTTACCGTTCTAATCGTTGCTAGAGATAAAAACCGTGTGAAACGTGTACAGGAAATGCTTGAGGAATATGATATTCATGCAACAATTGGAGAGCCTAATGAACCAGGTTTGTACATTGTAGAAGGCGGATTATCGAGTGGTTTTGAACTACCATTGCAACGTTTGGCAATTGTGACAGAGGATGAATTATTTAAACAACAAGCAAAGAAAAAATCACGCCCTCAAAAGATGACAAATGCAGAGCGTATTAAAAGCTATACAGAAATTAAAGCTGGCGACTTTGTCGTGCATGTGCATCATGGGATTGGGAAATACATTGGTGTAGAAACGCTAGTAGTTAATGGCACACATAAGGATTACTTGCATATACGCTATCGTGCAGACGATAAATTATATGTACCTGTGGAGCAAATAGATTTAATCCAAAAATATGTGGCATCTGAAGACCGCGAACCGAAGCTACATAAATTAGGTGGAGCAGAGTGGAAAAAAGCGAAAGCAAAGGTTTCCTCTGCCGTACAAGATATTGCAGATGATTTAATAAAGCTATACGCCAAGCGAGAAGCAGAAAAAGGGCATGCTTTCGCACCGGATAATGACGATCAACGTAATTTTGAGGCATCGTTCCCTTATGAAGAAACTGAGGATCAGCTTCGTTCCATAGTGGAAGTGAAACGTGATATGGAACGTGAACGACCGATGGACCGCCTTGTATGTGGTGACGTAGGTTATGGTAAAACCGAAGTAGCCATTCGTGCAGCTTTTAAAGCCATTCAGGACGGTAAACAAGTTGCCTTTTTAGTGCCTACGACGATTTTAGCGCAACAACACTACGAGACAATCCGTGATAGATTTCAGGATTTTGCTATCAATGTCGGCTTATTATCTCGTTTCCGTACGAAAAAAGAGCAAGTAGCGACTTTAAAAGGATTAAAAGAAGGGCAAGTAGATATTGTAATAGGGACTCATAGAATCTTATCTAAAGATTTAACGTTCCAAGATCTTGGCCTATTAATTGTAGATGAAGAACAGCGTTTTGGTGTTACCCATAAGGAAAAAATAAAACAATTAAAAACGAATGTGGACGTTTTAACATTAACCGCAACGCCTATTCCGAGAACGTTGCATATGTCTATGGTAGGTGTTCGTGATTTATCGGTTATTGAGACACCTCCTGCCAATCGATTCCCAGTACAAACCTATGTTATGGAGCATAGTGGGGCACTTGTGCGCGAAGCCATTGAGCGAGAAATGGCGCGTGGTGGTCAAGTATTTTACTTATACAATCGAGTTGAGGATATGGCACGTAAAGTTGAGGAGATTCAAATGCTTGTCCCGGAAGCGCGTATCGGCTATGCTCATGGCAAAATGACGGAATCGCAATTGGAATCTGTGATTTTAGCCTTTATTGAAGGGGATTATGATGTTTTAGTAACGACTACAATTATCGAAACAGGTGTTGATATTCCGAATGTAAACACACTGATTGTCCATGATGCAGATCGCATGGGCTTAGCACAGCTTTACCAATTACGTGGCCGTGTAGGTCGCTCAAATCGAGTGGCATACGCTTACTTTATGTATCAACGTGACAAAGTACTTACGGATGTAGCTGAGCAACGATTACAAGCGATAAAAGAGTTCACAGAGCTCGGATCTGGATTTAAAATTGCTATGCGTGATTTATCCATTCGAGGGGCTGGCAATTTATTAGGTGCGCAACAACATGGCTTTATTGATTCAGTTGGTTTTGACTTGTACTCCCAAATGCTAGAAGAGGCCATTGCAGAGCGACAAACTGGCGTGAAAAAAGAAGAGAAACCAGAGATAGAAATTTTACTCAACGTGGATGCTTATATTCCTGATGCGTATATACCAGACGGCTATCAAAAAATTCAGATGTATAAGCGCATTAAAGCGATGGACCAAGTGGATGAATACGAAGAAATTATGGAAGAATTACAAGACCGTTTTGGTGATTTACCAATTGAAACAGAACGATTGCTGCGTATTGCACGCATGAAGATTTGGGGATTAGAAATGGGCGTTTCTTCTATTAAGGAAAAGCAAAAGGTCATCTCCATTTTGCTATCTGAGGAAGGTTCAGCCAAGGTGGATGGAAGTAAAATTGTAAGCGAGACGATGAAGTTTGAGCGAGCTGTTGGCTTCGGTATGGATAGTATGCAATTGATATTGACAATTGATGAGCGTAAATGCATAAAATACCATCATTTTGATATATTAGAAGAAATAATGCAGATTATTGCAAATTCCAAAAAAAATATGTGA
- a CDS encoding RidA family protein, with protein MNVVSTTNAPAAIGPYAQGIIVNGMFYSSGQIPLTATGELVEGDIAAQTHQVFANLKAVLEAAGSSLDNVVKTTVFMKDMNDFVAMNEVYASHFGEHKPARSAVEVARLPKDVKVEIEVIAVVK; from the coding sequence ATGAATGTAGTATCTACAACAAATGCACCAGCAGCAATTGGACCATATGCACAAGGCATAATTGTAAATGGGATGTTTTATAGTTCAGGTCAAATTCCGCTTACTGCAACAGGGGAATTAGTAGAGGGTGATATCGCCGCTCAAACACACCAAGTCTTTGCTAATCTAAAGGCAGTGTTAGAGGCTGCTGGTTCATCATTAGACAATGTAGTAAAAACTACTGTCTTTATGAAGGATATGAATGACTTTGTGGCAATGAACGAAGTCTATGCTAGTCACTTTGGCGAACATAAGCCAGCTCGTTCGGCAGTGGAAGTAGCTCGTTTACCAAAAGATGTGAAAGTCGAAATAGAAGTAATAGCTGTTGTAAAATAA
- the ispE gene encoding 4-(cytidine 5'-diphospho)-2-C-methyl-D-erythritol kinase: MLYVKAPAKINLTLDVLYKRPDNYHEVEMVMTTVDLADRISLESREDGVIEIISTDNFVPNDHRNFAYQAARLIKDTYGIRQGVSITIEKEIPIAAGLAGGSSDAAATLKGLNELWNLNLSIDELAELGAKIGSDVSFCVYGGTALATGRGEKIQELPAPPSCWVVLAKPKIGVSTAEVYGGLKVEGLEHPNTKQMIQAIETDNYELLCASLGNVLETVTFKLHPEVIMLKEQMRRFGADATLMSGSGPTVFGLVDSEARVSRIYNGLRGFCEEVYAVRILGERNTLA, translated from the coding sequence ATGCTTTATGTAAAGGCGCCTGCAAAAATTAATTTAACATTAGATGTTCTTTATAAACGACCAGATAATTATCACGAAGTGGAGATGGTCATGACGACTGTCGATTTGGCAGATCGTATTAGCTTAGAATCTCGAGAAGATGGAGTTATCGAAATTATTTCAACGGATAATTTCGTACCAAATGATCACCGCAACTTTGCTTATCAAGCAGCGCGTCTTATAAAAGATACATACGGCATTAGACAAGGTGTATCCATTACAATTGAAAAAGAAATACCGATTGCTGCAGGTCTTGCAGGAGGCAGTAGTGATGCAGCGGCGACACTAAAAGGCTTAAATGAACTTTGGAATTTAAACTTGTCCATAGATGAGTTAGCAGAGCTTGGTGCTAAAATCGGCTCTGATGTATCTTTTTGTGTATACGGAGGTACAGCGCTAGCAACTGGACGTGGAGAAAAAATTCAAGAATTACCTGCTCCGCCAAGCTGTTGGGTTGTATTAGCCAAGCCTAAAATAGGTGTATCGACAGCGGAAGTATATGGAGGATTGAAAGTTGAAGGACTTGAGCATCCAAATACAAAGCAAATGATTCAAGCGATTGAGACGGATAATTATGAACTATTATGTGCATCTTTAGGAAATGTTTTGGAAACTGTAACATTTAAGTTGCATCCAGAAGTTATTATGTTAAAAGAGCAGATGAGACGTTTTGGAGCAGATGCGACATTAATGAGCGGAAGCGGTCCCACGGTCTTTGGCCTTGTGGATAGTGAGGCTCGTGTAAGTCGAATTTACAATGGCTTACGAGGCTTTTGTGAAGAAGTATATGCTGTGCGCATTTTAGGGGAGCGAAATACGCTTGCTTAA
- a CDS encoding anti-sigma-F factor Fin, which yields MAIRYRCRHCEVEIGTLPFDADDTIRKLHIFELGEADDYVEKNQHGETTVHCICEQCEDSLRQYPDYHALNKWIQ from the coding sequence ATGGCAATTCGCTACCGGTGTAGGCATTGTGAAGTAGAAATAGGAACACTACCATTTGATGCAGATGATACAATTCGAAAGTTGCATATTTTTGAGTTAGGTGAGGCAGACGATTATGTTGAAAAGAATCAACATGGTGAAACAACCGTCCACTGCATTTGTGAGCAATGTGAGGATTCGCTTAGACAATATCCAGATTATCACGCACTCAATAAATGGATTCAATAA
- a CDS encoding ribose-phosphate diphosphokinase has product MPYQYANSQLKIFSLNSNNPLAQEIAQEMGVELGKSSVKHFSDGEIQISIEESIRGCDVFIVQSTSAPVNEHLMELLIMVDAVKRASARTVNVVMPYYGYARQDRKAKAREPITAKLVANLLETAGATRVIVLDLHAPQIQGFFDILIDHLMAVPLLSDYFKSKGIPAEEIVIVSPDHGGVTRARKMAERLKAPIAIIDKRRPKPNVAEVMNIVGNVDGKVAILIDDIIDTAGTITIGADALRAAGAKEVYACCSHPVLSGPAIERIENSAIKELVVTNTIQLSEEKKSPKITELSVAKLMADAISRVYENKSVSTLFD; this is encoded by the coding sequence ATGCCGTATCAATATGCAAACTCACAATTAAAAATATTTTCACTCAATTCTAATAATCCACTTGCCCAAGAAATTGCGCAAGAAATGGGAGTTGAATTAGGGAAATCTTCTGTTAAGCACTTTAGCGATGGAGAGATTCAAATTAGCATTGAAGAAAGTATTCGTGGTTGTGACGTGTTTATCGTGCAGTCAACTTCTGCACCTGTAAACGAACATTTAATGGAGCTTTTAATTATGGTAGATGCTGTAAAACGCGCATCTGCACGTACAGTTAACGTTGTAATGCCTTACTATGGTTATGCTCGTCAAGACCGTAAAGCAAAAGCGCGTGAGCCAATTACAGCTAAATTAGTGGCAAACTTACTTGAAACGGCTGGTGCAACACGTGTTATCGTTTTAGATTTACATGCACCACAAATCCAAGGTTTCTTCGATATTTTAATCGATCACTTAATGGCGGTACCTTTACTATCTGATTATTTCAAATCAAAAGGTATTCCTGCTGAGGAAATCGTAATTGTTTCACCTGACCATGGTGGAGTAACGCGTGCACGTAAAATGGCAGAACGTTTAAAAGCACCAATTGCAATTATTGACAAACGCCGTCCAAAACCAAATGTTGCAGAAGTGATGAACATCGTTGGTAATGTTGATGGTAAAGTGGCAATCTTGATTGATGATATTATCGATACTGCAGGTACAATTACGATTGGCGCTGATGCATTACGTGCTGCGGGTGCAAAAGAAGTGTATGCATGTTGCTCACATCCAGTACTGTCTGGTCCAGCTATCGAGCGTATTGAAAACTCTGCGATTAAAGAATTAGTAGTAACAAACACAATTCAACTTTCTGAAGAGAAAAAATCACCAAAAATTACAGAGCTTTCAGTAGCTAAATTAATGGCAGATGCAATTTCTCGCGTTTACGAAAACAAATCAGTAAGTACTTTATTCGATTAA
- the glmU gene encoding bifunctional UDP-N-acetylglucosamine diphosphorylase/glucosamine-1-phosphate N-acetyltransferase GlmU: MSNIFAVILAAGQGTRMKSKLYKVLHPVCGKPMVQHVVDHIQTLDVERIVTVVGHGAEKVKQQLGDKSEYVLQAEQLGTAHAVQQAESILGSEQGTTLVVCGDTPLIRPETMKALFEHHLANNAKATILTAVAENPTGYGRILRGDNGQVEQIVEQKDASVEQQRVKEINTGTYCFDNKALFETLKLVKNDNAQGEYYLPDVIEILQKQGDIVEAYVTDDFEETLGVNDRVALSQAETLMRARINERHMRNGVTIINPTATYISSEAVIGRDTVLQPGSMIEGATVIGEDCIIGPNSQIIDSRIGDRTSVHSSVVRESTVAEDTAIGPFAHIRPLSDIGSHVKIGNFVEVKKSTLGHDTKVSHLSYIGDAEIGNNVNVGCGSITVNYDGKNKFQTIIEDDVFVGCNTNLVAPVKVGKGSFIAAGSTITKEVPEDALAIARARQENKPNYVSKLNSK; the protein is encoded by the coding sequence ATGAGCAATATTTTTGCTGTCATTTTGGCTGCAGGTCAAGGTACACGTATGAAGTCCAAATTATATAAAGTGCTCCATCCAGTATGTGGGAAGCCCATGGTACAACATGTAGTGGATCACATTCAAACGTTAGATGTCGAGCGCATCGTAACGGTTGTAGGACATGGTGCAGAAAAAGTAAAACAACAACTTGGCGATAAAAGTGAGTATGTTTTACAAGCTGAACAACTAGGTACAGCACATGCAGTACAACAAGCAGAGTCAATTTTAGGTAGCGAGCAAGGAACAACATTAGTTGTTTGCGGTGATACGCCACTTATTCGTCCTGAAACGATGAAAGCGTTATTTGAGCATCATCTAGCAAATAATGCAAAAGCGACAATTTTAACAGCTGTTGCTGAAAATCCAACTGGCTATGGTCGTATTTTACGTGGCGATAATGGACAGGTGGAACAAATTGTTGAACAAAAAGATGCAAGTGTAGAGCAGCAACGAGTAAAAGAAATTAATACGGGGACATACTGCTTCGATAACAAGGCGTTGTTTGAGACGTTAAAGCTTGTGAAAAATGACAATGCACAGGGCGAATATTATTTACCTGATGTAATTGAAATTTTACAAAAACAAGGCGATATCGTTGAAGCATATGTAACCGATGATTTTGAAGAAACACTCGGTGTCAATGACCGTGTGGCATTGTCACAGGCGGAGACATTAATGCGTGCACGTATTAATGAACGTCATATGCGTAATGGTGTAACAATCATTAACCCAACTGCTACTTACATTAGTTCAGAAGCAGTCATTGGACGTGATACTGTTCTACAACCTGGCTCTATGATTGAAGGAGCAACGGTAATAGGAGAAGATTGTATTATTGGCCCAAATTCACAAATTATTGATAGTCGTATTGGTGACCGTACTTCAGTACATTCCTCTGTTGTAAGAGAAAGCACTGTAGCGGAAGATACAGCGATTGGACCATTTGCACATATTCGTCCACTATCTGATATCGGTAGCCATGTTAAAATCGGTAACTTTGTAGAAGTGAAGAAAAGTACACTAGGTCATGACACAAAAGTATCCCATTTAAGCTATATTGGAGATGCTGAAATAGGAAATAACGTCAATGTTGGCTGTGGTTCTATTACAGTGAACTATGATGGGAAAAACAAATTCCAAACAATTATTGAAGATGATGTATTTGTAGGATGTAATACTAACTTAGTAGCGCCAGTGAAAGTTGGAAAAGGTTCATTTATTGCAGCAGGATCTACAATTACAAAAGAAGTTCCTGAAGATGCGCTAGCAATTGCTCGTGCAAGACAAGAAAACAAACCGAATTATGTAAGCAAATTAAATTCAAAATAA
- a CDS encoding 50S ribosomal protein L25/general stress protein Ctc, with protein sequence MSTVLSVNNRETGHRSTLTQLRKGGAIPAVIYGYKLDSTPISISAKEFRQFVQKNGRNGVIPVELDGERVNVVVSEVQKCTLKDEVNHVDFLAINMTEELEVDVAVTLIGESVGVSEGGILMQPNLEVRIKVKPADIPETLEIDITKLAIGESIMVADIRNQVDFEIVNEDDHILATIMAPTVSAEDEEVEESVEA encoded by the coding sequence ATGAGTACCGTGTTAAGTGTAAATAATCGCGAAACTGGGCATCGTTCGACATTAACCCAACTTAGAAAAGGGGGAGCCATTCCTGCTGTTATTTATGGCTACAAACTAGATTCAACCCCAATTTCTATTTCAGCGAAAGAATTTAGGCAATTCGTTCAAAAAAATGGGCGTAATGGTGTTATTCCGGTGGAGTTAGATGGTGAACGGGTAAATGTCGTTGTATCAGAAGTACAAAAATGTACACTGAAAGATGAAGTGAATCATGTTGATTTTTTAGCAATTAATATGACTGAAGAATTAGAAGTAGATGTTGCAGTAACACTTATTGGAGAATCCGTTGGTGTAAGTGAAGGTGGCATTTTAATGCAGCCAAACTTAGAAGTAAGAATTAAAGTAAAACCTGCTGATATTCCGGAAACATTAGAAATTGATATTACGAAACTAGCAATTGGAGAATCTATCATGGTAGCAGATATTCGCAATCAAGTAGATTTTGAAATTGTGAACGAAGATGATCATATCTTAGCAACAATTATGGCACCAACCGTATCGGCAGAAGATGAAGAAGTCGAAGAAAGTGTGGAGGCATAA
- the pth gene encoding aminoacyl-tRNA hydrolase, whose product MKIIVGLGNPGKPYEHTRHNIGFDVIDALAKKWDAPLTNSKFNGMYATVHRPEGKVLLVKPLTYMNLSGECVRPLMDYFDIDVKDLIVIYDDLDLETGKLRLRQKGSAGGHNGIKSLIQHLGTQEFNRIRIGVSRPPAGMKVADYVLSKFSKEENIIMADAIDNSVHAIEASLSKPFLDVMNQFNGA is encoded by the coding sequence ATGAAAATTATCGTTGGTTTAGGAAATCCAGGTAAACCTTATGAGCATACAAGACATAATATTGGCTTTGATGTCATAGATGCATTAGCGAAAAAGTGGGATGCACCATTAACGAATTCGAAATTTAATGGCATGTATGCTACTGTACATCGTCCTGAAGGAAAGGTTCTACTTGTTAAGCCTTTAACATATATGAATTTATCAGGGGAATGTGTTAGACCTCTCATGGACTATTTTGATATAGATGTGAAGGATCTAATCGTTATTTATGATGATTTAGATTTAGAAACAGGCAAATTGCGTTTGCGTCAAAAAGGCAGTGCGGGCGGGCATAATGGTATTAAATCGCTAATTCAGCATTTAGGAACACAGGAATTTAACCGAATTCGTATTGGTGTGAGTCGCCCACCAGCAGGCATGAAGGTAGCGGATTATGTGCTATCTAAGTTTTCTAAAGAAGAGAATATTATTATGGCTGATGCTATTGATAATAGTGTTCATGCAATAGAAGCGTCTCTTTCAAAACCATTTCTTGATGTGATGAACCAATTTAACGGTGCATAA
- the purR gene encoding pur operon repressor: MKWKRSERLVDMTYYLLEHPHQLIPLTYFSELYQSAKSSISEDLTIVKETFEEKGIGLLTTVPGAAGGVKYIPKMSEEEVRLVIQDLKAELEHSDRLLPGGYLFMTDLLGNPDLINRVGKVFASAFADQQIDVIMTVATKGISIAHAIARHLNVPVVVVRRDSKVTEGSTVSINYVSGSSRRIQTMVLSKRSMKSGQRVLITDDFMKVGGTMNGMKNLLEEFDCQLAGIAVLVEAEHADETLVDDYYSLVKLHEVNEKDRTIALSEGNYFTKREK; encoded by the coding sequence ATGAAATGGAAGCGTAGTGAACGACTAGTTGATATGACGTACTATTTACTAGAACATCCACATCAGCTGATCCCGCTAACTTATTTTTCAGAATTATATCAATCAGCAAAGTCTTCAATTAGCGAAGATTTAACGATTGTAAAAGAAACTTTCGAAGAAAAAGGAATCGGGTTATTGACAACAGTGCCAGGGGCTGCAGGTGGTGTGAAGTATATTCCTAAAATGTCCGAAGAGGAAGTTCGTTTAGTTATTCAGGATTTAAAAGCAGAACTTGAACATTCTGATCGTTTGTTACCTGGTGGCTATTTATTTATGACGGATTTACTGGGCAATCCAGATTTAATTAATCGAGTTGGTAAGGTCTTTGCATCTGCCTTTGCTGACCAACAAATTGATGTCATTATGACAGTGGCAACAAAGGGAATATCTATTGCCCATGCCATAGCAAGACACTTAAATGTACCGGTAGTAGTTGTTCGTAGAGACAGCAAAGTAACAGAAGGTTCTACAGTCAGCATAAACTACGTATCTGGTTCTTCTCGTAGAATTCAGACAATGGTATTATCAAAAAGAAGCATGAAGAGTGGACAGCGCGTACTAATTACCGATGATTTTATGAAGGTCGGAGGTACGATGAACGGTATGAAAAATCTACTAGAAGAGTTTGACTGTCAACTAGCAGGTATCGCGGTTCTTGTTGAAGCAGAGCATGCCGATGAAACTTTAGTAGATGATTACTATTCACTTGTAAAGCTTCATGAGGTAAATGAAAAAGATCGTACGATTGCATTAAGTGAAGGAAATTATTTTACAAAAAGGGAGAAATGA
- the spoVG gene encoding septation regulator SpoVG translates to MEVTDVRLRHVQTDGRMRAIASITLDNEFVVHDIRVIDGNTGLFVAMPSKRTPDGEFRDIAHPINSTTRNKIQEIILNAYHNSSDTPESEQAAELEGIGV, encoded by the coding sequence ATGGAAGTTACTGATGTGAGATTACGTCATGTTCAAACGGATGGTCGCATGCGTGCGATTGCTTCCATTACACTCGACAATGAGTTTGTGGTACATGATATCCGTGTAATTGATGGCAATACAGGCTTATTCGTTGCTATGCCAAGTAAACGTACACCGGATGGAGAATTTAGAGATATTGCGCATCCGATTAATTCAACGACACGTAACAAAATTCAAGAGATTATTTTAAACGCTTATCATAACTCAAGCGACACGCCTGAGTCAGAACAAGCAGCCGAATTAGAAGGAATTGGCGTATAG
- the veg gene encoding biofilm formation stimulator Veg, with amino-acid sequence MPKTLADIKKSLDCHLGKRLQLKANGGRKKTIECAGILRETYRAIFVVELDQEDNTCKRVSYSYTDILTEAVEITFLDEAKAAVAK; translated from the coding sequence ATGCCAAAAACTTTAGCGGACATTAAAAAGTCGTTGGATTGTCATTTGGGTAAACGTTTGCAGTTAAAAGCAAACGGTGGTCGCAAGAAAACGATCGAGTGTGCAGGGATATTGCGCGAAACATATCGTGCAATTTTTGTAGTTGAGCTTGATCAAGAAGACAATACGTGCAAACGCGTATCGTATAGCTACACAGATATTTTAACTGAGGCAGTAGAGATTACATTTTTAGACGAAGCAAAGGCTGCTGTCGCGAAATAG
- a CDS encoding small, acid-soluble spore protein, alpha/beta type translates to MPRKGIMSPRLKEEIAKELGFYDVVQKEGWGGIKARDAGNMVKRAIEMAERASSEQERK, encoded by the coding sequence ATGCCTAGAAAAGGTATCATGTCACCTCGTTTAAAAGAAGAGATCGCCAAAGAACTTGGATTTTATGATGTTGTGCAAAAAGAAGGTTGGGGCGGCATTAAAGCTCGAGATGCTGGTAATATGGTGAAACGTGCCATTGAGATGGCGGAAAGAGCAAGCAGTGAACAAGAGCGTAAGTAG